The proteins below are encoded in one region of Agelaius phoeniceus isolate bAgePho1 chromosome 35, bAgePho1.hap1, whole genome shotgun sequence:
- the LOC143696451 gene encoding uncharacterized protein LOC143696451 — protein sequence MGCGASTPVAGDSSSSTGGSGGSRGGSSSSSSPGAGFGGGLATLLLGRGCCFLAGLGGFGGAPEAGAGGGGVAAGVGVALAGLFGGALASAGLFGGALASAGLFGGALASAGVVGGGVAFTGLFGGALASVGLFWGALASAGFFWGALASAGLFGGALASAGLFGGALASAGPFGGALASAGPFGGALASAGPFGGALASTGLFWGALASAGPFGGALASVGPFGGALASVGVAGAGVALTGLFGGALASLGVVGAGVALAGLFGGVLASAGLFGGALASAGLFGDPLAAAGAAGAGVALAGLFGGALASLGLFGGAFSSGEAAGAGVALPGLFGGVLASAGAAEGQ from the coding sequence ATGGGCTGCGGTGCCAGCACCCCCGTGGCAggggacagctccagcagcacggGTGGCTcgggtgggagcagaggtggcagcTCCTCGTCATCGTCACCGGGCGCGGGTTTCGGGGGGGGCTTGGCCACCTTGTTATtggggaggggctgctgcttcttggCGGGGCTTGGGGGCTTTGGAGGGGCACCAGAagctggggcaggaggtgggggtgtggctgctggagttggggtggccttggcagggcttTTTGGGGGTGCCTTGGCCTCTGCGGGGCTTTTTGGGGGTGCCTTGGCCTCAGCGGGGCTTTTTGGGGGTGCCTTAGCCTCAGCAGGGGTGGTTGGAGGGGGAGTGGCTTTTACAGGGCTTTTTGGGGGTGCCTTGGCCTCAGTGGGGCTCTTTTGGGGTGCCTTGGCCTCAgcggggtttttttggggtgcctTGGCCTCAGCGGGGCTTTTTGGGGGTGCCTTGGCCTCTGCGGGGCTTTTTGGGGGTGCCTTGGCCTCAGCAGGGCCTTTTGGGGGTGCCTTGGCCTCAGCAGGGCCTTTTGGGGGTGCCTTGGCCTCAGCAGGGCCTTTTGGAGGTGCCTTGGCCTCAACAGGGCTTTTTTGGGGTGCCTTGGCCTCTGCGGGGCCTTTTGGGGGTGCTTTGGCCTCAGTAGGGCCTTTTGGGGGTGCCTTGGCCTCAGTAGgggtggctggagctggggtagCTTTGACAGGGCTTTTTGGGGGTGCCTTGGCCTCACTGGGGGTggttggagctggggtggccttggcagggctttttgggggtgttttggcCTCAGCAGGGCTTTTTGGGGGTGCCttggcctcagcagggctctttgGAGATCCtttggctgcagcaggggcagctggagctggggtggccttggcagggctcTTTGGGGGTGCCTTGGCCTcattggggctttttgggggtgCCTTCTCttcaggagaggctgctggagctggggtggCCTTGCCAGGgctttttgggggtgttttggcctcagcaggagcagctgaag
- the ATP5F1B gene encoding ATP synthase F(1) complex subunit beta, mitochondrial: MLGLAGRSAAAAAAAARPLLPRGAAPGRDLLPLLLGRGAAPAVAVGARRDYAAQAAPAAKAGSSTGRIVAVIGAVVDVQFDEGLPPILNALEVQGRETRLVLEVAQHLGENTVRTIAMDGTEGLVRGQKVLDSGAPIRIPVGPETLGRIMNVIGEPIDERGPITTKQFAAIHAEAPEFVEMSVEQEILVTGIKVVDLLAPYAKGGKIGLFGGAGVGKTVLIMELINNVAKAHGGYSVFAGVGERTREGNDLYHEMIESGVINLKDATSKVALVYGQMNEPPGARARVALTGLTVAEYFRDQEGQDVLLFIDNIFRFTQAGSEVSALLGRIPSAVGYQPTLATDMGTMQERITTTRKGSITSVQAIYVPADDLTDPAPATTFAHLDATTVLSRAIAELGIYPAVDPLDSTSRIMDPNIVGPEHYDVARGVQKILQDYKSLQDIIAILGMDELSEEDKLTVARARKIQRFLSQPFQVAEVFTGHMGKLVPLKETIKGFKQILAGEYDHLPEQAFYMVGPIEEAVAKAEKLAEEHA; the protein is encoded by the exons ATGTTGGGGCTCGCGGGTCGttccgctgccgccgccgccgccgcggcccgGCCGCTGCTgccccgcggggccgccccgggccgggatctcctcccgctgctcctcggccgcggggccgccccggcTGTCGCCGTCGGGGCGC GACGGGACTATGCCgcccaggcagcccctgccgCCAAGGCCGGCTCCTCCACCGGCCGCATCGTGGCCGTCATCGGCGCCGTGGTGGATGTGCAGTTCGATGAGGGGCTGCCCCCCATCCTGAACGCCCTTgaggtgcagggcagggagacgcggctggtgctggaggtggcTCAGCACCTGG GGGAGAACACCGTGCGCACCATTGCCATGGACGGTACGGAAGGGCTGGTGAGGGGACAGAAGGTTCTGGACTCTGGTGCTCCCATCCGCATCCCCGTGGGCCCTGAGACGCTGGGCAGGATCATGAATGTCATTGGGGAACCCATCGACGAGAGGGGCCCCATCACCACCAAACA GTTTGCTGCTATCCACGCCGAGGCCCCTGAGTTTGTGGAGATGAGTGTGGAGCAGGAGATCCTGGTGACAGGGATCAAGGTCGTGGATCTGCTGGCTCCCTATGCCAAGGGTGGCAAGATTG GTTTGTTTGGAGGTGCTGGAGTCGGCAAGACTGTGCTGATCATGGAGCTGATCAACAACGTGGCCAAGGCCCACGGTGGTTACTCGGTGTTCGCCGGGGTGGGCGAGAGAACCCGCGAGGGCAACGACTTGTACCACGAGATGATCGAGTCTGGGGTCATCAACCTCAAAGACGCCACCTCCAAG GTCGCCCTGGTGTACGGGCAGATGAACGAGCCCCCGGGTGCCCGTGCCAGGGTGGCCCTGACAGGGCTGACGGTGGCCGAGTACTTCAGGGACCAGGAGGGTCAGGACGTGCTGCTCTTCATCGACAACATCTTCCGCTTCACCCAGGCTGGCTCCGAG gtgtcagccctgctgggcagaATCCCCTCGGCCGTGGGCTACCAGCCCACGCTGGCCACTGACATGGGCACCATGCAGGAGCGAATCACCACCACACGCAAGGGCTCCATCACCTCCGTGCAG gctaTTTACGTGCCAGCTGACGACTTGACTGACCCTGCGCCCGCCACCACCTTTGCCCACTTGGATGCCACCACGGTGTTGTCCCGTGCCATCGCTGAGCTGGGCATCTACCCCGCCGTGGACCCCCTGGACTCCACCTCCCGTATCATGGACCCCAACATCGTGGGGCCCGAGCACTACGACGTGGCTCGGGGTGTGCAGAAGATCCTTCAG gactACAAGTCCCTGCAGGACATCATCGCCATCCTGGGCATGGATGAGTTGTCCGAGGAGGACAAACTGACGGTGGCCCGAGCCCGGAAGATCCAGCGCTTCCTGTCCCAGCCCTTCCAGGTGGCCGAGGTCTTCACCGGCCACATGGGCAAGTTGGTGCCGCTCAAAGAAACCATCAAGGGCTTCAAGCAGATCCTGGCAG GTGAATATGACCACCTGCCTGAGCAGGCTTTCTACATGGTGGGGCCCATCGAGGAGGCGGTGGCCAAGGCAGAGAAGCTGGCAGAGGAACACGCCTGA
- the PTGES3 gene encoding prostaglandin E synthase 3 isoform X2 — MQPASAKWYDRRDYVFVEFCVEDSKDVNVNFEKSKLTFSCLGGSDNFKHLNEIDLFNNIDPNESKHKRTDRSILCCLRKGESGQAWPRLTKERAKLNWLSVDFNNWKDWEDDSDEDMSNFDRFSEMMNNMGGDDDVDLPEVDGADDDSPDSDDEKMPDLE; from the exons AT GCAGCCTGCCTCTGCAAAGTGGTACGACCGGAGGGACTACGTCTTTGTTGAGTTCTGTGTTGAAGACAGCAAAGATGTAAATGTAAATTTTGAAAAGTCCAAACTCACGTTCAG TTGTCTTGGAGGAAGTGATAACtttaaacatttaaatgaaATCGATCTTTTTAATAATATCGATCCAAAT gaatcaAAGCATAAAAGAACAGACAGATCCATCCTGTGTTGTTTACGAAAAGGAGAGTCTGGTCAGGCATGGCCAAGGTTAACAAAAGAGAGGGCAAAG CTCAACTGGCTCAGCGTGGACTTCAACAACTGGAAAGACTGGGAGGATGATTCAGATGAAGACATGTCCAATTTTGATCGTTTTTCTGAG ATGATGAACAACATGGGAGGAGACGACGACGTAGACTTGCCAGAAGTAGATGGGGCAGACGAT GACTCACCAGACAGTGATGATGAAA aAATGCCAGATCTGGAGTAA
- the PTGES3 gene encoding prostaglandin E synthase 3 isoform X1 codes for MRAGSPAVGFNGVFGGCCAFLGGSVPTERAENSRQPASAKWYDRRDYVFVEFCVEDSKDVNVNFEKSKLTFSCLGGSDNFKHLNEIDLFNNIDPNESKHKRTDRSILCCLRKGESGQAWPRLTKERAKLNWLSVDFNNWKDWEDDSDEDMSNFDRFSEMMNNMGGDDDVDLPEVDGADDDSPDSDDEKMPDLE; via the exons ATGCGGGCGGGATCTCCCGCTGTGGGTTTTAATGGGGTGTTCGGGGGGTGCTGCGCGTTTCTCGGCGGGTCGGTGCCCACCGAAAGAGCAGAAAACTCCCG GCAGCCTGCCTCTGCAAAGTGGTACGACCGGAGGGACTACGTCTTTGTTGAGTTCTGTGTTGAAGACAGCAAAGATGTAAATGTAAATTTTGAAAAGTCCAAACTCACGTTCAG TTGTCTTGGAGGAAGTGATAACtttaaacatttaaatgaaATCGATCTTTTTAATAATATCGATCCAAAT gaatcaAAGCATAAAAGAACAGACAGATCCATCCTGTGTTGTTTACGAAAAGGAGAGTCTGGTCAGGCATGGCCAAGGTTAACAAAAGAGAGGGCAAAG CTCAACTGGCTCAGCGTGGACTTCAACAACTGGAAAGACTGGGAGGATGATTCAGATGAAGACATGTCCAATTTTGATCGTTTTTCTGAG ATGATGAACAACATGGGAGGAGACGACGACGTAGACTTGCCAGAAGTAGATGGGGCAGACGAT GACTCACCAGACAGTGATGATGAAA aAATGCCAGATCTGGAGTAA